The Ferrovibrio sp. MS7 sequence TGGCCGGGACCGAGGTTTCGGACATACGGCGCCCACCTGGTACGCCAGGCCTACAGAGGTTGGATTCATGCCGACGGCCACGGTGGGCACCGTCCACTCTTCGCCCTAAAGAAGCCGATGCCCCAGTCAGATAGCCTCGATGATATCCAGGCCGCCAAGGCGGCGCTCCGGCCGAAACTGCGCCAGCGCCGCCAGGAAGCGGCCAAGGCCAATGGCGCGGCGATTGCCGGCGTGGCGGCGGAGCGGTTCATCGCCGGCATTCCGCTGACGCAAGGCATGGCCGTGGCTGGTTACTGGCCGCTGCCGAGCGAGATCGACCCGCGGCCCCTGCTGGCGCGGTTGCGCGCCGAGTTTGGCGCGCGCATCCTGTTGCCGACGGTGCAGCCCGATAGCCTGGGTTTGACTTTCCGGCCCTGGAATGGCGACGACGCAATACTTGAGCCGGGGCGTTACGGCATCCCGGCACCGCCGGAGGCCGCTGGCGCGGCACGACCCGATCTGGTGATCGTGCCGCTGGTCGGCTTCGACCGTCAGGGCCGGCGGCTCGGTATGGGCGCGGGTTATTACGATGCCACGTTGAGCGCGTTGCGCCGCGATGCGGCGAACCGGCCGCTTTGCGTCGGCTATGCCTTCGCCGTGCAGCAGGTGCCAAAGGTGCCATGCTGGGCCCAGGATGAGAGACTGGATTGGGTAGTGACCGAGCGCGGCGCTATCAGATGTGAAGATAAGGTTGAAGAACGGGAAGGCAGGTAGGCGGGTGAAGCTGCTGTATTGTGGAGATATTGTCGGGCGCTCCGGGCGCGATGCGGTGATCGCGCGCATTCCCGTACTGCGCCGCGAACT is a genomic window containing:
- a CDS encoding 5-formyltetrahydrofolate cyclo-ligase; this translates as MPQSDSLDDIQAAKAALRPKLRQRRQEAAKANGAAIAGVAAERFIAGIPLTQGMAVAGYWPLPSEIDPRPLLARLRAEFGARILLPTVQPDSLGLTFRPWNGDDAILEPGRYGIPAPPEAAGAARPDLVIVPLVGFDRQGRRLGMGAGYYDATLSALRRDAANRPLCVGYAFAVQQVPKVPCWAQDERLDWVVTERGAIRCEDKVEEREGR